Proteins co-encoded in one Oreochromis aureus strain Israel breed Guangdong linkage group 3, ZZ_aureus, whole genome shotgun sequence genomic window:
- the LOC120435712 gene encoding pancreatic secretory granule membrane major glycoprotein GP2-like, which yields MLRPLLILTVLSLLTAGDSQSVDPCYSYTVLNDEWRSVNNTNALDQHCDAYINWQGWYRLFLGNSNARIPERCIEPYRCGTQAPLWITEPHPTQPGETVTVNVCDSWSGRCCYFSPQSIQVKLCYGGYYVYKLRTTVACNVVYCTENYTPVVPNVVDSICTVTGPTIIDVHGQIDSIQDRCAYSLFSTPSLPDFHVLGNFEDRRRTDVSFLDSVTLSLDGHYIHLEQGGRVQLDDSTLTLSSSPQLVHGVQLSKDQTGVTAKLSLSNLIISVFFDGDTAQIRLEGPAGSSVEGLCGNSSRSLSDLRLPEYSSTSCEMQYSEPADSTINCTSVTERCNLLKEAPFSSCNSDIDPEPYITACTDTLCKYPAVDGLNCQFLKAYARACSLHNHTLDGWTLKTGCSSEAFCQDRICSDHEFCGEKTVGADTRCFCRAIFASKYQANNSLGDPTVCMQNSASVTLVGCLLEDKDIDYSALHLNDPTCRGQVDELTHMVTFSFNSSNNCGTEVTTDNSQVIYKNTIMTQNSSSDIITRHDQIYIDFSCVQTQPDIKTETFRIRDSSVIQHLTSGVWDYTLTMQSFTDAGRTQAVESSTEVQLNQKIWVELKTDGLDGDMVVVVTDSCWATDQPSPDSTPRYDLIINGCANPADQTVQVEENGLGTSNYFSFNMFQFTGGSGDVYLHCKLHLCPKQNNCVPTCPGAARRRRSARSRYEGEAFISMAWTH from the exons gtgattcccaaagtgtCGACCCCTGTTATAGCTACACTGTTCTGAATGATGAGTGGCGTTCAGTAAATAACACAAATGCTTTAGACCAACACTGTGATGCGTATATTAACTGGCAAGGCTGGTATCGCCTGTTTCTGGGGAATTCCAATGCTCGTATTCCTGAGAGGTGTATAGAGCCATACAGGTGTGGAACCCAGGCCCCTCTGTGGATAACAGAACCTCATCCCACTCAGCCAGGTGAAACTGTAACTGTCAACGTGTGTGATAGCTGGTCTGGACGCTGCTGCTACTTTTCTCCACAATCTATCCAAGTCAAACTCTGCTATGGAGGCTACTATGTCTACAAATTGCGTACGACTGTTGCGTGCAACGTTGTATATTGTACAG aaaattatACACCTGTAGTGCCCAACGTGGTGGACTCTATCTGCACTGTGACCGGCCCAACCATCATCGATGTCCACGGCCAGATAGACTCCATCCAGGATCGGTGTGCGTACTCTCTGTTCTCGACTCCGTCACTCCCAGATTTCCATGTTCTGGGGAACTTTGAGGACCGGCGTCGTACAGATGTGAGCTTTTTGGACAGTGTGACGCTGAGTCTGGATGGGCATTACATTCACCTGGAACAAGGTGGGAGAGTTCAG CTGGACGACTCCACGCTGACCCTCAGCAGCTCACCTCAGCTGGTTCACGGTGTGCAGCTCTCTAAGGACCAAACTGGAGTCACTGCCAAGCTGTCGCTCTCCAACCTCATCATCTCTGTCTTCTTTGATGGCGACACCGCACAGATCCGCTTAGAAG GACCTGCTGGTTCATCTGTGGAGGGTCTGTGTGGAAACTCCAGCAGGTCTCTGAGTGACCTGAGGCTCCCTGAGTACAGCTCCACCAG CTGTGAGATGCAGTACAGTGAGCCTGCTGACAGCACGATCAACTGCACCAGTGTGACTGAACG CTGTAATCTCCTGAAGGAGGCGCCCTTCTCCTCCTGTAACAGTGACATTGACCCAGAGCCCTACATAACCGCCTGCACCGACACTTTGTGTAAATATCCTGCAGTGGACGGACTCAACTGTCAGTTCCTGAAGGCCTACGCCAGAGCCTGCAGTCTACACAACCACACTCTGGATGGCTGGACTTTAAAGACTGGCTGCT CCTCTGAGGCCTTCTGTCAGGACAGGATCTGCAGCGATCACGAGTTCTGTGGTGAGAAGACGGTCGGTGCTGACACTCGCTGCTTCTGTCGGGCCATTTTTGCCTCAAAGTACCAAGCAAACAACTCTTTGG GTGATCCAACGGTCTGCATGCAGAACTCTGCTTCAGTCACTCTGGTCGGTTGTCTCCTGGAGGACAAAGACATCGACTACTCTGCCTTACACCTCAACGACCCGACCTGCAGGGGTCAGGTGGACGAGCTCACCCACATGGTGACCTTCAGcttcaacagcagcaacaactgtGGGACGGAGGTCACG ACCGACAACAGCCAAGTGATCTACAAAAACACCATCATGACCCAGAACAGctcctctgacatcatcactcgTCACGACCAAATCTACATCGACTTCTCCTGCGTCCAAACTCAGCCGGACATCAAGACTGAGACCTTCAGGATCAGAGACAG CTCTGTGATCCAGCACCTCACATCTGGAGTTTGGGATTACACTCTGACCATGCAGAGCTTCACCGACGCCGGCCGCACACAAGCTGTGGAGTCCAGCACTGAAGTGCAGCTGAACCAGAAGATCTGGGTGGAGCTGAAGACTGACGGGCTGGATGGAGACATGGTCGTCGTGGTGACCGACTCCTGCTGGGCAACAGACCAGCCATCACCCGACAGCACTCCGAGATACGACCTGATCATAAACGG CTGTGCCAACCCTGCTGACCAGACTGTGCAGGTGGAGGAAAACGGACTGGGAACCTCCAACTACTTCTCCTTCAACATGTTCCAGTTCACTGGGGGCTCTGGTGACGTCTACCTGCACTGCAAACTCCACCTGTGCCCCAAACAGAACAACTGTGTCCCG ACTTGTCCTGGAGCTGCTCGCAGACGCAGATCTGCCAGGTCCAGATATGAAGGTGAAGCCTTCATCAGCATGGCCTGGACTCATTAG
- the LOC120433978 gene encoding kielin/chordin-like protein — protein sequence MYPPGTMISSDPETCFSLTCDETAVLHTSSCGPLERCQGNNICVLDATCTVTGPTIIDVHGQINSIQDRCAYSLFSTPSLPDFQVLGNFEDRRRTDVSFLDSVTLRVDGHYIHLEQGGRVQLDDSTLTLSSSPQLVHGVQLSKDQTGVTAKLSLSNLTISVFFDGDTAQIRLEGPAGSSVEGLCGNSSRSLSDLRLPEYSSTSCEMQYSEPADSTINCNSVTESCNLLKEAPFSSCNSDIDPEPYITACTNTLCKYPAVDGLNCQFLKAYTRACSLHNHTLDGWTSKTGCSSEVFCQDRTCSDHEFCGEKTVGGDTRCFCRAIFASKYQANNSLGDPTVCMQDSASLTLVGCLLEDKGIDYSALHLNDPTCRGQVDELTHMVTFSFNSSNSCGAVVTYHQDPKIEFIDSNKLKGSFADDLKLEPES from the exons ATGTATCCACCTGGTACAATGATCAGCTCTGATCCAGAAACCTGCTTCAGTCTCACCTGTGATGAGACCGCAGTCCTCCACACCTCCAGCTGTGGTCCCCTGGAGCGTTGTCAAGGCAACAACAT CTGTGTGTTGGACGCCACCTGCACTGTGACCGGCCCCACTATCATCGACGTCCACGGCCAGATTAACTCCATCCAGGATCGGTGTGCGTACTCTCTGTTCTCGACTCCGTCACTCCCAGACTTCCAGGTTCTGGGGAACTTTGAGGACCGGCGTCGTACAGATGTGAGCTTTTTGGACAGTGTGACGCTGCGTGTGGACGGGCATTACATTCACCTGGAACAAGGTGGGAGAGTTCAG CTGGACGACTCCACGCTGACCCTCAGCAGCTCACCTCAGCTGGTTCACGGTGTGCAGCTCTCTAAGGACCAAACTGGAGTCACTGCCAAGCTGTCGCTCTCCAACCTCACCATCTCTGTCTTCTTTGACGGCGACACCGCACAGATCCGCTTAGAAG GACCTGCTGGTTCATCTGTGGAGGGTCTGTGTGGAAACTCCAGCAGGTCTCTGAGTGACCTGAGGCTCCCTGAGTACAGCTCCACCAG CTGTGAGATGCAGTACAGTGAGCCTGCTGACAGCACGATCAACTGCAACAGTGTAACTGAAAG CTGTAATCTCCTGAAGGAGGCGCCCTTCTCCTCCTGTAACAGTGACATTGACCCAGAGCCCTACATAACCGCCTGCACCAACACTTTGTGTAAATATCCTGCAGTGGACGGACTCAACTGTCAGTTCCTGAAGGCCTACACCAGAGCCTGCAGTCTACACAACCACACTCTGGATGGCTGGACATCAAAGACCGGCTGCT CCTCTGAGGTCTTCTGTCAGGACAGGACCTGCAGCGATCACGAGTTCTGTGGTGAGAAGACGGTCGGTGGTGACACTCGCTGCTTCTGTCGGGCCATTTTTGCCTCCAAGTACCAAGCAAACAACTCTTTGG GTGATCCAACGGTCTGCATGCAGGACTCTGCTTCACTCACTCTGGTCGGTTGTCTCCTGGAGGACAAAGGCATCGACTACTCTGCCTTACACCTCAACGACCCGACCTGCAGGGGTCAGGTGGACGAGCTCACCCACATGGTGACCTTCAGcttcaacagcagcaacagctgtGGGGCGGTGGTAACG TACCACCAAGATCCCAAGATTGAGTTCATTGACTCCAACAAGCTAAAGGGAAGTTTTGCAGATGATCTAAAGCTAGAGCCTGAGTCATGA